The Chryseobacterium glaciei DNA window ATAAATAAAAATAGCCATCAAATCGATGGCTATTTTCTTTAAAAATATTTTGATATTTTATCTAGTTCCAGTTCAATATAATCTGCAACCACAATATTTGCCAAGGTATAATCCTGATTTTTAGAATGTGGACTTCTATACGCTGCACAGAAAATATTCGCTCTGTGAGAAGCTAAAATTCCATTCGTAGAATCTTCAATCACCATACAGTTTTCAACAGGTTGTTTTGCTAATTCTGCCGCCAAAAGAAAAACTTCAGGATGAGGTTTTGATTCTTTTAAATCGGCACCGCTTATTTTTCCACTAAAATATTTATCTAATTCGAATTTTTCAAATACCATATTAATGGTGTTCATCGTTGCAGACGAAGCCAGAATTAAGGTAATTTCGTTTTCATAATAATGTTCGATCAATTGTTTGACTCCCGGAATCAAATCAAATTCTTCATCGTTATAAAAATAATCTTTGAAATAATCTCTCTTAGTTTTTGCGATTTCTTCGTAAGTCTGAGTTAAATTAAATTGATTGATTAATATTTCACAAACTCTTTTCGTTGAAGCTCCGGTAAAAGAAGTGTAAAGATCTTCTGAAACATCAATTCCAAGGTCGTTAAATGTTTTGAAGTAAGCTTTTCTGTGCAATGGTTCTGTATCTACAATTACCCCATCCATATCGAAAAGAACAGCTTTTAAAGGCATATTTTTGATTTTTTTTATAAAGGTAATGATTTTGGTTGGAAGCTTGAAGTTGGGTGGTAGAAGTTAAAATTGTAACGAAGAATTTATATTAGATGATCAAGAAACTTCCATCTTGAATCCTCCATCTTCCAACTTCTTTGTATCTTTGCAGGAATCATTTAATTTTTCAATAAAACATGAAAACATACGCAGGAATTCCTGAAGAAAATGCTTCATTGGAGGCTTCAAAAGTAGTATTGGTAACGGTTCCTTATGACGGAACCTCAACTTGGGGAAAAGGAGCAGACAAAGGTCCTGAATTGTTCCTTGATGCTTCTGAGAACATGGAACTTTATGACATCGAAACAGGAACTGAACCTTATTTGGAAGGTGTTTATTTAGCTGGAGAAATTACAGAAAAATCTTCACCTGAAGCAATGACAGAAGCTGTTTATCAAAAAACTAAAGAGCTTTTACAGAATGACGATAAATTATTTACCCTTTTCGGAGGTGAGCATTCTGTTTCTATCGGTTCAATCCGTGCGGTGGGTGAAAAATATGAAAACCTGACTGTACTTCAGTTAGATGCTCACACAGATCTACGTCCTGAATTCCATGGTTCTACTTCTAATCATGCCTGTGCGGTTTTTGAAGCTAACCAAAAGCATAACTTAGTACAAGTGGGAATCCGTTCTATGGATGTTGAGGAAGTTGAATATTTGCCAGAAGGAAGAGTGTTTTTCGCTCATGAAATTGCTAACAATGAAAATTGGGTGAATGATGTATTAGAAAAAGTTTCAGGAAACGTTTATATCACTATTGATTTAGATGCTTTTGATCCTTCAATTGCTCCATCAACAGGAACTCCTGAACCA harbors:
- the speB gene encoding agmatinase; this translates as MKTYAGIPEENASLEASKVVLVTVPYDGTSTWGKGADKGPELFLDASENMELYDIETGTEPYLEGVYLAGEITEKSSPEAMTEAVYQKTKELLQNDDKLFTLFGGEHSVSIGSIRAVGEKYENLTVLQLDAHTDLRPEFHGSTSNHACAVFEANQKHNLVQVGIRSMDVEEVEYLPEGRVFFAHEIANNENWVNDVLEKVSGNVYITIDLDAFDPSIAPSTGTPEPGGLQWYPTLELLRGVFEKCNVVAFDIVELMDSPYAKPSAFLAAKLYYKMLAYYHINQD
- a CDS encoding HAD family hydrolase: MPLKAVLFDMDGVIVDTEPLHRKAYFKTFNDLGIDVSEDLYTSFTGASTKRVCEILINQFNLTQTYEEIAKTKRDYFKDYFYNDEEFDLIPGVKQLIEHYYENEITLILASSATMNTINMVFEKFELDKYFSGKISGADLKESKPHPEVFLLAAELAKQPVENCMVIEDSTNGILASHRANIFCAAYRSPHSKNQDYTLANIVVADYIELELDKISKYF